In one Nocardioides luteus genomic region, the following are encoded:
- a CDS encoding type Z 30S ribosomal protein S14 — protein MAKTALKVKAARKPKYAVRAYTRCQRCGRPKAVFRKFGLCRICLREMAHRGELPGVTKSSW, from the coding sequence ATGGCGAAGACCGCTCTCAAGGTGAAGGCCGCGCGCAAGCCGAAGTACGCGGTTCGCGCCTACACCCGCTGCCAGCGCTGCGGCCGCCCGAAGGCTGTGTTCCGCAAGTTCGGCCTGTGCCGTATCTGCCTGCGTGAGATGGCCCACCGGGGCGAGCTGCCCGGCGTCACCAAGTCCTCCTGGTGA
- the rplF gene encoding 50S ribosomal protein L6, which translates to MSRIGKLPVPVPAGVDVTIDGQVVNVKGPKGTLSHTVVDPITVEKGDGVLDVKRPDDSRDSKALHGLSRTLINNMVLGVTEGYEKKLEIVGVGYRVLSKGPTKLEFQLGYSHSIIFDAPEGITFTTDGPTKLGVVGIDKQLVGEVAANIRKLRKPEPYKGKGVRYAGENIRRKVGKAGK; encoded by the coding sequence ATGTCGCGTATTGGCAAGCTCCCCGTCCCGGTTCCGGCCGGCGTGGACGTCACCATCGACGGCCAGGTCGTGAACGTCAAGGGCCCCAAGGGCACCCTGTCGCACACCGTGGTCGACCCGATCACCGTCGAGAAGGGTGACGGCGTCCTCGACGTCAAGCGCCCCGACGACAGCCGGGACAGCAAGGCCCTTCACGGCCTGTCCCGCACGCTGATCAACAACATGGTCCTGGGTGTCACCGAGGGCTACGAGAAGAAGCTCGAGATCGTCGGCGTGGGTTACCGCGTCCTGTCGAAGGGCCCGACCAAGCTGGAGTTCCAGCTGGGCTACTCGCACTCGATCATCTTCGACGCGCCGGAGGGCATCACCTTCACCACCGACGGCCCGACCAAGCTCGGCGTCGTGGGCATCGACAAGCAGCTCGTCGGTGAGGTTGCGGCCAACATCCGCAAGCTGCGCAAGCCGGAGCCGTACAAGGGCAAGGGCGTTCGTTACGCCGGCGAGAACATCCGCCGCAAGGTCGGAAAGGCTGGTAAGTGA
- the rplX gene encoding 50S ribosomal protein L24 has translation MGRSHIKKGDTVKVIAGKDKGGSGKVIAVLTNEDRVIVEGINLIKKHTKVQDQGGRAGTTGGIVTTEAPIHVSNVQLLEGGEPVRVGFRRETVQKRRPDGSTYAAERSVRISRKTGKDI, from the coding sequence ATGGGTCGCTCGCACATCAAGAAGGGCGACACCGTCAAGGTGATCGCCGGTAAGGACAAGGGCGGCTCCGGCAAGGTGATCGCTGTCCTCACCAACGAGGACCGTGTGATCGTCGAGGGCATCAACCTCATCAAGAAGCACACCAAGGTCCAGGACCAGGGCGGTCGCGCCGGCACCACCGGCGGCATCGTGACCACCGAGGCCCCGATCCACGTTTCCAACGTCCAGCTGCTCGAGGGTGGCGAGCCGGTTCGCGTCGGCTTCCGCCGTGAGACGGTCCAGAAGCGTCGCCCCGACGGGTCGACGTACGCCGCTGAGCGCAGCGTTCGCATCTCGCGCAAGACCGGTAAGGACATCTGA
- the rpsH gene encoding 30S ribosomal protein S8, whose translation MTMTDPIADMLTRLRNANQAYHDAVSMPYSKLKQGVAEILQQEGYITKYEVLEPTEGQVGKTLSITLKYGRNRERSIAGVRRISKPGLRVYAKHTGLPKVLGGLGVAIISTSQGLLTDRQANKKGVGGEVLAYVW comes from the coding sequence ATGACGATGACTGACCCGATCGCAGACATGCTCACTCGTCTGCGTAACGCCAACCAGGCGTACCACGATGCGGTTTCGATGCCGTACAGCAAGCTGAAGCAGGGCGTCGCTGAGATCCTCCAGCAGGAGGGTTACATCACCAAGTACGAGGTGCTGGAGCCCACCGAGGGCCAGGTCGGCAAGACCCTGTCGATCACCCTCAAGTACGGCCGCAACCGTGAGCGCTCGATCGCCGGCGTCCGCCGCATCAGCAAGCCCGGTCTGCGTGTCTACGCGAAGCACACCGGTCTCCCCAAGGTGCTCGGCGGCCTCGGTGTCGCGATCATCTCGACGAGCCAGGGTCTGCTGACCGACCGCCAGGCGAACAAGAAGGGCGTAGGTGGGGAAGTCCTCGCCTACGTCTGGTAA
- the rplN gene encoding 50S ribosomal protein L14, translated as MIQQESRLKVADNTGAKEILCIRVLGGSGRRYAGIGDTIVATVKDAIPGGNVKKGDVVKAVIVRTVKERRRADGSYIRFDENAAVILKNDGEPRGTRIFGPVGRELRDKKFMKIISLAPEVL; from the coding sequence ATGATCCAGCAGGAGTCGCGACTCAAGGTCGCCGACAACACTGGTGCGAAGGAGATCCTTTGCATTCGTGTGCTCGGTGGTTCCGGTCGTCGCTACGCCGGCATCGGCGACACCATCGTCGCCACCGTCAAGGACGCTATCCCCGGTGGCAACGTGAAGAAGGGTGACGTCGTCAAGGCCGTCATCGTGCGCACCGTCAAGGAGCGCCGCCGCGCTGACGGCTCGTACATCCGCTTCGACGAGAACGCCGCCGTCATTCTCAAGAACGACGGCGAGCCGCGAGGCACCCGCATCTTCGGCCCGGTCGGCCGTGAGCTGCGCGACAAGAAGTTCATGAAGATCATCTCGCTCGCGCCGGAGGTGCTGTGA
- the rplE gene encoding 50S ribosomal protein L5 translates to MTDTAVAPRLKTKYREEIAPALQQEFGISNVMQIPGLTKIVVNMGVGEAARDSKLIEGAVNDLTAITGQKPLINKAKKSIAQFKLREGMPIGAHVTLRGDRMWEFLDRLLSLALPRIRDFRGLNGKQFDGNGNYTFGLTEQVMFHEINQDKIDRSRGMDITLVTTATNDDQGRALLKALGFPFKEN, encoded by the coding sequence ATGACCGACACCGCTGTGGCCCCGCGCCTCAAGACGAAGTACCGCGAGGAGATCGCCCCCGCACTCCAGCAGGAGTTCGGCATCTCCAACGTCATGCAGATCCCCGGTCTGACCAAGATCGTCGTCAACATGGGTGTCGGCGAGGCTGCTCGCGACTCCAAGCTGATCGAGGGCGCTGTCAACGACCTGACCGCGATCACCGGCCAGAAGCCGCTGATCAACAAGGCGAAGAAGTCGATCGCGCAGTTCAAGCTGCGTGAGGGCATGCCGATCGGTGCGCACGTCACGCTGCGCGGCGACCGCATGTGGGAGTTCCTCGACCGCCTGCTCTCGCTCGCGCTGCCCCGCATCAGGGACTTCCGCGGCCTCAACGGCAAGCAGTTCGACGGCAACGGCAACTACACCTTCGGTCTCACCGAGCAGGTCATGTTCCACGAGATCAACCAGGACAAGATCGACCGCTCGCGGGGCATGGACATCACCCTCGTGACGACTGCCACCAACGACGACCAGGGTCGCGCGCTGCTCAAGGCGCTCGGCTTCCCGTTCAAGGAGAACTGA